A single genomic interval of Melanotaenia boesemani isolate fMelBoe1 chromosome 4, fMelBoe1.pri, whole genome shotgun sequence harbors:
- the usp38 gene encoding ubiquitin carboxyl-terminal hydrolase 38, which translates to MDKILEGLVSSNHSVAVKRAIVKKVVEAAEKEVTEEQCQALFTLTSRLILLGEDAFQKQIGFQVLEAYARYHRPEFEHFFSRDFVLSLLQQGYGQLDHRDPAIIDYIHCCLRLLISCPSVLEIFSVIQVEVLRMVCERPEPGLCARLSTLLSDFMQCIPRDKSGILFCQQLVRTISYFHCFASQERELREYVGQVTKVSTLLQNIWKADPATLLPSLQEVFAIISSTDPSFDPSIALASLVQHIPVQMITVLIKSLTTDQNVKDASMTKALCRMIDWLSWPLAQHVDTWVIALLKGLAAVQKFTILIDVTLLKIELVFSRLWYPIVRQGALAVLSHMLLSFQHSPEAFHLVVPHIVHLVQSLRTDGLPTSKAFLLQFTELIHCMMYQYSGFPDLYDHILEVIKDLPKPAEEKIKLVLNQSAWTSQSNSFASGLLKQTGKSETGKTGLINLGNTCYMNSIIQTLFMATDFRRHVLSLHLNGSNTLMKKLQLLFAFLAHTQRAAYAPKNFLEASRPPWFNMGSQQDCSEYLRFLLDRLHEEEKTLQVLESATPKAVSLFDVNSKDPTNLISEDHKDSDLTRAETKSANDGKTLIERMFGGKLISGIRCMQCNCISEKEEPFTDLSLAFCPSASSRNSPKPQGPSEEPKVLCQRSVNGGSEAPEQGSANTSASSALYEPVSNEPPLSVPDLVNYFLAPEILDEDNAYFCEKCSSLQRAERTMKVVSAPEYLILTLLRFSYDAKCHIRRKILDNVTIPSVLGLPVHAPSTPSQWSSATSSPLQVDSLESSENLAKKLKPSQGDEEEERKARIDEVEGENRAGEMPIQSVPYVLSSLVMHSGISSESGHYYTYGRNINGADGTQHPANHSPIKDDLGNGKADCSVCTCSVLSAPPEQGETLPNNGQEARDWLLFNDSRVTFTSFQLVQNITNRFPKDTAYVLMYRKQELPGQNLNGGLIANEMRQSAEPPLQKELLDAIIKDNKLYLQEQELNARTQALQPPSSSCSFRPNGSDDNNPPGSCGPSGGGGGGGGFNTISRLVF; encoded by the exons ATGGACAAGATTTTGGAGGGTCTCGTTAGCTCCAATCACTCTGTTGCAGTGAAGAGAGCCATAGTGAAGAAGGTAGTGGAAGCAGCAGAGAAAGAGGTGACAGAGGAGCAGTGTCAGGCACTGTTTACACTCACCAGCCGCCTCATCTTACTCGGTGAAGATGCCTTCCAGAAGCAGATTGGTTTCCAGGTTCTTGAAGCCTATGCACGCTATCACCGGCCAGAGTTTGAGCATTTCTTCAGTAGAGACTTTGTCCTCAGTCTGCTTCAGCAGGGCTATGGGCAGCTGGACCACAGAGACCCAGCCATTATAGACTACATTCACTGTTGTCTGCGGCTACTCATCAGCTGCCCTTCTGTGCTGGAGATCTTCAGCGTGATCCAGGTGGAAGTTTTGAGGATGGTGTGTGAACGTCCTGAGCCTGGTCTGTGTGCCCGGCTGAGCACTTTGCTGTCAGACTTCATGCAGTGCATTCCAAGGGATAAGTCGGGCATTTTATTCTGCCAGCAGCTGGTGAGGACCATCAGTTACTTCCACTGCTTTGCCAGCCAAGAGCGGGAACTGAGAGAGTATGTAGGGCAGGTGACTAAGGTTAGCACACTGTTGCAAAACATATGGAAAGCTGACCCAGCCACCCTGCTGCCCTCGCTGCAGGAAGTCTTTGCAATCATTTCCTCCACAG ACCCTTCCTTTGACCCATCCATCGCACTGGCCAGCCTGGTCCAGCATATCCCTGTCCAGATGATCACAGTGCTCATTAAGAGCCTCACCACAGACCAGAACGTCAAAGATGCAAGCATGACAAAAGCTCTCTGCAG GATGATTGACTGGCTGTCTTGGCCTTTGGCCCAGCATGTCGATACTTGGGTCATCGCTCTGCTGAAAGGACTGGCTGCAGTTCAGAAGTTCACCATCCTCATTGATGTCACTCTACTTAAAATTGAACTG GTTTTCAGTCGTCTGTGGTACCCCATTGTGCGACAGGGGGCACTAGCTGTGCTTTCCCATATGCTGCTGAGCTTCCAGCACTCTCCTGAGGCCTTCCATTTG GTTGTTCCACACATAGTGCATCTAGTTCAGTCCCTAAGGACAGATGGTCTCCCCACCAGTAAAGCTTTCTTGCTGCAGTTTACTGAGCTCATACACTGCATGATGTACCAGTACTCTGGTTTCCCTGATCTCTATGACCATATACTAGAAGTCATCAAG GATCTTCCAAAACCTGCAGAAGAGAAGATCAAATTGGTGCTGAATCAGAGTGCCTGGACATCTCAGTCCAATTCATTTGCCTCTGGGCTGTTGAAGCAAACTGGAAAGTCTGAGACTGGCAAGACAGGCTTGATCAACCTAGGGAACACCTGCTACATGAACAGCATCATCCAGACCCTCTTCATGGCTACAGA tttcaggAGGCACGTTTTATCATTACATCTAAATGGCTCCAACACACTAATGAAAAAGCTTCAGCTCCTCTTTGCTTTccttgcacacacacag AGGGCAGCATATGCTCCCAAAAACTTCTTAGAAGCATCTCGGCCTCCGTGGTTCAATATGGGCTCACAGCAGGATTGTTCAGAGTACCTCAGATTTCTTTTAGACAG GTTACACGAAGAGGAAAAAACTCTTCAGGTCCTGGAATCAGCTACACCAAAAGCTGTCTCCCTGTTTGACGTGAACAGCAAGGACCCAACAAATCTGATTTCTGAGGACCACAAGGATTCAGATTTGACTCGAGCAGAAACTAAATCTGCGAATGATGGAAAGACTTTAATAGAAAGGATGTTTGGTGGAAAGCTAATTAGCGGCATCCGCTGCATGCAGTGCAACTGCATATCTGAGAAAGAAGAGCCTTTTACAGACCTCTCTTTGGCCTTTTGTCCATCTGCCTCATCTCGTAACAGTCCTAAACCGCAGGGGCCCTCAGAGGAGCCAAAAGTTCTCTGTCAGAGATCTGTCAACGGTGGGAGTGAAGCTCCTGAGCAAGGTTCGGCCAACACTTCAGCAAGCAGTGCCCTTTATGAGCCGGTATCAAATGAGCCGCCTCTTTCTGTGCCTGATCTGGTGAACTATTTCCTGGCTCCAGAGATCCTGGATGAAGACAATGCCTACTTCTGTGAGAAGTGTAGCTCCCTCCAGCGGGCAGAGAGGACCATGAAAGTGGTGTCTGCACCTGAGTACTTGATCCTCACCCTGCTGCGGTTCTCCTATGATGCCAAATGCCACATCCGAAGGAAGATTCTTGACAATGTCACCATCCCATCAGTCTTGGGACTTCCTGTTCATGCCCCTTCAACACCTTCACAGTGGTCCTCTGCTACCTCCTCTCCGTTACAAGTTGATTCTCTTGAGAGCAGTGAAAATCTGGCCAAGAAACTCAAACCATCACaaggagatgaagaggaagagaggaaggcAAGGATAGATGAAGTAGAGGGGGAAAACAGAGCAGGAGAGATGCCAATTCAGTCTGTGCCCTATGTCCTCAGCTCTTTGGTGATGCATTCTGGTATATCATCTGAGAGCGGTCACTATTACACTTATGGCCGTAACATCAATGGAGCAGATGGAACACAGCATCCAGCCAATCACTCTCCTATTAAAGATGATTTGGGGAATGGAAAAGCTGATTGTAGTGTCTGCACCTGCTCTGTCCTGTCAGCTCCACCTGAGCAAGGTGAAACATTACCTAATAATGGCCAGGAGGCAAGGGATTGGCTGCTGTTCAATGATAGCAGAGTGACATTCACATCTTTTCAGTTGGTGCAAAACATTACTAATCGCTTCCCCAAGGACACAGCTTATGTACTTATGTACAGGAAACAGGAGCTACCAGGGCAAAACTTGAATGGAGGACTGATTGCAAATGAAATGAGACAGAGTGCTGAGCCTCCCCTGCAAAAAGAACTACTAGATGCTATTATCAAAGACAACAAGCTGTATCTCCAG GAACAAGAGTTAAATGCTCGGACCCAGGCTCTTCAGCCCCCTTCATCCTCATGCTCTTTCAGGCCCAACGGTTCAGATGACAATAACCCACCAGGGAGTTGTGGCCCatctggtggaggaggagggggaggaggctTCAATACCATTAGTAGACTGGTCTTCTGA